The sequence below is a genomic window from Salminus brasiliensis chromosome 6, fSalBra1.hap2, whole genome shotgun sequence.
tgtgtgtgtgtgtgtttgtgtgtgtgtgtaactctgTAGGATTGGGCATGCTGGCCAGTGTGTACACAAATGATGATGAAAGAGGGATTGCCATGGGCATAGCACTGGGAGGACTGGCCATGGGGGtgctgagtgagtgactgacctGTTAGAGTACTCCAGCATTACGGTGGAGGCCAGTGGGCAGAAATGTGTAATTTCCTGTTTGCTACAAATGCAGAAGATGGATTTCAGGTTTAAAAACACTGGAGTATTCATTTAAATGTCATATcctaataagtgtgtgtgtgtatgtgtgtgtgtgtgttttccagttGGTGCTCCTTTCGGCAGTGTGATGTATGAGTTTGTGGGTAAAAGCGCTCCTTTCCTCATCCTGGCATTCCTGGCTCTATTTGATGGAGGTGGGTTTCACCACATAACTGGAATTATGCCAAGTGTCACTTAGTGGCTACGAGAACTACCATCTACCATCAACCCTGTTCTTCTGGTTCTTTTTCCCAAACACAGCACTCCAGCTATGTATCCTCCAGCCCTCCAAGATCTCTCCAGGGGTAAGCTCCTTCATATTGCCTTTCTGATCTACACAGTCAATAGGTTACACTAATTACACCTTTAGTAGGTGCTCCTTTTAGATGTAATCATAATTCTGTATCCTCTTTCAGAGTGTGGAGGGCACACCACTGCTGACTCTGCTGAAGGACCCTTATATACTCATCAGCGCAGGTGTGGGAGTGTGTATTACCATCAATCAGTCAGTGGCTTTACTCAGCCTGGTTCCTTGCCTTCCCTGCATCATGACTGTACTGTATCTTTGTGCAATCCCAGGGTCTTTGTGCTTCGCTAACATGGGCGTGGCCATCCTAGAGCCCACTCTCCCCATATGGATGATGCAAACCATGTGTTCACAGAAATGGCAGCTGGGTAAGCATCTCTACCACTCTGCTTCTGTCCTTTCTGGCTGAGTAACTACATGGAAAGCAATGCAGCCCCAGACAGCAAACAGTCACTCAGATGTTAATTGGATGTTAACATTAACTTCAACATTAAATCAACGCTCCAATCTAATGTTGATTCACCCTCAATTTCGCCCcctgaattaattaattaattaaaaaaaaaaaaaacactggaattttaacaaaaaatatataatcatctttaaaccttttaaaatccTGTTGCTGCAGTAAAATAAGGGTCGTTTTGTGAAAGCAAAATATGAAAAAGTCAAACCTTTGTCTTTAAggtgtatttatttatcaacACAGTCAAATAAAAATTGCCTAAAATGTGCGTAACATTTGTATGCACACATTTCTGCAAACAAACttctataatattattttttttataactaaATAAAGTTACATTTGTGATGTAAAATGTGACTCTTGAGAATTAAtagtacatacatttacatttatggcatttagctgacgctcttatccagagcaacttacaaggttactcgtattacagatgtgggccaatgtagtgttaggagtcttgcccaaggactcgaATTgggactgggaatcgaaccctccatctcccacatggtgtaacagctcactggcagatggtggtgttatctgttgtgccacacaaCCACGTACATCAAATAGCCATGTAATATCTTGCCCTGCATGAGCTTGCTCCTCACTCTCCACGTGTTAATGTTCAGGCCTTCAGTTCATGTTCCTAACTAAGCTCTTAGCACAGTCAAagattgtaattattattagaaagCTTCTCCGAAAAGCTCTATGTGTCTAGACATAATAAGacataatgtatatatacatgtgtgtgtgtctataagACACAATGTTATCTAGCTAGTGAATTTTTCACACCATCATTAGCTAGTTCCTCATGCTAATACCCagaaacattatatatatagtgtatatgctaGTCTGTGCTAGTCTGCCATTATCTGAGCTATGAAAGTAATGCATTCCCATTAACAGCTGAAGACATAGCTCACAGTTAATTAACTAGCTAAAATCTTCAGTCACAACCAGGCATTTTGCCTTTAGTTAGTGCTTTAAAATAAGGAATATTCAGTTAGAGTCAATATATATGCTCAATAATCactttaataaaatgtatgaTGTATCAACTTCATTTACCCTGGAGTCTACACTTCCAGGATATTTCCgaacacaaaaaaaagagaagctacTTAACAGAGGTATGTTACTCTTTCAAGAAGCAAAGCAGATTATACGACGCCAGACGTCTCTACAACCCTGCCAAGACGTCAGTGCCCCAGGATATTGCTTCAGTTACTTCTTTTATGTGGCTCGGTCACCTGATCCTAAAGAACTGATATGTCTGGAAATGGATGCTGTAGGGTTCTTGACATAGCTGATGGCATTAGACGTTGGTTAAGAGTGGGTTCCCCATCCGTTTTATTGGTTTATCTGTGCTCTAAATGTACCTGTTGAATCGCTGGAGCTCACTGATGAAGGTGCTGATATTGCAGGTGTGGCTTTCCTGCCAGCCAGTGTGTCTTACCTGATTGGGACCAACCTGTTTGGCCTCCTGGCCAACAAAATGGGCAGGTACAGTCACTCTCTGAGGCATTGTAGAagtttttaaccctttttaCGCTATGTTTCCTAGGTAGATCACATTACTGTGAAGAAATGGTAAACACATTGAACAAAAATGGACTGATATGAAGGTGATGATCTACTATAATCCTTCAATCTAATCCTTTAATCTAATCCTTTACTATAATTCTGCCCCTCTCTAGGTGGTTGTGTTCCATGATTGGAATGGTCATTGTTGGCATCAGCCTTATCTGTGTGAGTACAAGCCTCAACCTTCCCTTCATTTTAGCAATGatttgacaaaaaagagaatTTTCACAATTAATAAAGTCAATTGTAGTCAGTTAGacaagacatgtttagtgtctgaTGTCTGATTCTGTATTGTATTTCCTCATTGGTTTGAAGTAACTCTGAAATTACCCGTCCAAAGGTTTCTGATCTGTTCTGTTTTTATGGCTCTAAATTGTGGCTCGGATGTTTCCACATGGATATTTGCAGCTTGGATATTTCCCAGGCCCCTGCTGCCGAAATTACTTTACATCACGGTTCGGACATTTCCATGGTCTGCTGCTGGAGTAACACTACATCCCAGCTTGGATGTTTCCATGGCCCACTGCTGGGTTAACTTTACATCATGGCTGGGATGTTTCCTAAGCTTGCATGACTCTACATTAAGGCTGGGATGTTTCCTAGGTCCAACACCTGGAGTGACTGTACATCACAGCTGTTACCAGACCCACCATATATATGGTAGCTTGGATGTTTCCCAGGCCCACTACTGGAGTAACTTTCTATCACAGCTGACACTATTTATGGGCTGGTGACGACTCTACATCGTGGCTTTCGGCTCTCCTATGCAAAACGCCAGAGTGACTGTACTTAGTGGCTCTGAGGCTTCTTAGGCCGAGTGTGACTTTTGACTTTTCTCCTACGCATCTGAGCCGGCTGAGTGATCGGGGATCTtagctttttgtgtgtgtttgttgagcAAGCCTATTAGATGTTAACTGTTTTTATCAATCATGTTTACTGTAGTTGCAAAATCTATGTACTGTGTATATGTTGCAGGTTCCCATGGCCAAAAATATTTATGGCCTAATCGGCCCTAATGGAGGACTGGGATTCGCCATTGGTAATTATGACTGGATTGATTGATAGATTGATTGAGTGCAATGCTGTTGTTTTATCAATAATATGGAATTAAGCCTTGGTTTCTCTGCTTGTTATTGTAGGAATGGTGGATTCGTCTATGATGGCAATAATGGGTTACCTGGTGGATATCAGGCATGCCTCCGTTTATGGGAGTGTGTACGCTATAGCGGATGTGGCACTTTGTATGGGGTTTGCTATAGGTAAATATGCTTTAATTAATATGggatatgtaattatataatagTGTAAGTTTGTCTTTCGCTGACTAACTATTTGCCCTGGTCACCTCTGTTGTGCCATTACTATAGGACCATCTACAGGGGGCGCCATCGTAAGAGCGATCGGCTTCCCATACCTTATGGTGATGATCGGAATTGTCAACATTCTTTATGCACCCCTCTGCTTCTTCCTCAAAAACCCTGCAGTCCGGGAGGAGAAGATggtaacacacactcacgtacacacacacgcacttaaACACAATTCCTATTTACGATGTTGGCTCCATGTATATGTCTCATTTACATTATAAGCACGTGTCCAAATGTCCAtatatgtgtccaaaagtttgtagacacctgcacATCAGGCGTTTCTTATCAAATCAAGCCTCAACTGCATTGGAAAAGGCTTTACACTGGATGCTGGAATCTTGCGagtgggaggatttgattgatatCAGCCACAGGAGTACAGGGATTAATTCTGCTGCTCCCAAATCATCAcaaaagaactggatggagctccattactacagcccagtgctggaAGGCTGACATTGGGCATTGGTTGATGCTTGACATAGGTGTCCTTCTTTGTGTCCGCTCCAATAAGACTCGAGCAAAGCTGGTGTGTGGCCTAATTAGAAAGGGTACCTGAAGAACTTTGGGCCTATATTGTTGATGTAATTCATGATTACCGTCCTAATAATGCCCCAAAACAAGCACACATAAATATGCCTTACCTTGGACTTGTTTGCATCTGTTTGCAgttgttgatgtgtgtgtgtgtgtgtgttcccccAGGCCATTATAAACCAGGAGTGTCCCATGCATGTGAAGAGCTACAACACACAGCGCCAGTGCAGGGAGTTCCCTCTGAGTGATGACAGTGAGGAAGACATGGAGGAGTAACTCACGCATGCACACGAACACTGTTTCCTGTGTGGTATTTAATAAAGAAGCGCAATTGTTCCTTTAGACCCTATTTTTTTATGCTCGGTGTTGATGGTACTTTCCATGGTTCTCGACTGTGCTGTACAATAACAAGCATACTCATGCTGTGCTGCACTTGGTGTGGATGGGTGTGACTCGAATAAACACTTTGTTTAACTGCATCCATTGGTCCATTGGCTTGTATTAACTTCTCCCTCTTTACCCCTCCACAGTTGGTGCTTTCATAGTTATGAAGTAATTCTGGTCATGTGACTGTTTAGTGGTTTAGTGTTAAAGAAATACTGCATACAGCTATGAGGGGCAGTGTGAAGAGTACAGCATTTACTAGTGTAGTATCCAGTATCTCAACATATCAGCTATGATCTCAGGACAATAAGCCATTTTCTGTATGTTCAGTCAGCCTCAAGATAATATGCCATTATTAAAAGAACTTTCCTCAGAATCTCAAGGCAGTAAGTCATTATTCATATGTATTGTCAGCCTCATGAAAATGAGCcataatttaaattaatttaacaatAGAATACATAAATCTAACAAacaaatatagaaataataaactaattcattcattaataaaaaCCAATGTTGTAAACAAATCATAAGTAAATTAGCATTTATTTCAACAAAGTTTGCCAAAATctcaagaaaaaaagacattattTCAATAAATGTAATCAGAATCTCAagaaaataagtcattattcGTATACATTGTCTGCctcatttaaatacatttaacaacagaataaataaataaataaaaaagaaatcatgAATTAAACAAATTTAGTACAAAATCACAAGTAAATATGCTAgtttaataatataacaatataataatacgTTGTTATTTATAGATAGTGTCAGcctcattattttaataaatttaacaatataagtaataaattaattaattaattaaacacatttagtaaataagtgaataagccattattaaaatattactacAGATTGTCATTTAAAATCTCAAAAAAGTCATCCCTTCCACACATTGTCAGTCTAAAGACAAGCAACTGTTTCCATATATCGCACCCTtggtcaataataataataataataataataataataactataattattattattataattattgttatttacacctgcccaaacgaatCAGATTCAGGGTGAAAATCAGAGTCTGATGTAACTGGATTAAGAAATGCAGGTGTTAAACCTAAATGCTATGCCAGATTCAGAATCAATGACAAAAAGTCAGTGACCTTTTAAGCAATGTTAGTCTCATATTCATTTGGGATCAGTGAGCCGAGTCTACCTTTTGTCTACCTTTACACTCACACTGTTCAGGAGGCTTGCGGTTTGATGCCGAAATCCAATATCCTCTCAATCAAAGCACTTTGTTGCTCTGTCTGCGTGTCAATAAATTATCCCTGTCCAAAGGTGACGCTCCCCTTCCTGCAGATATGCATCAAACGCACGTTGCACCCTGTAATAACAGAAAGGAAGTGAAGGACAAAGGCAGTGACAGATGTGACTAAACACTGTTTGCAGTGCAGCTTTAATTACTCATTTAAATTCTGCACAAACGAATAAAAGCTTTGTGCACATGAACATCTTGTCTTCACGATTGGGTCAAAAGTCCACATGGCAGAAGCACACAGCTCTATACAGACCCTTCTTGTGGTTAAAGCAGGAGTGTTAGTGCAGCAGAGACCATTAAAATATGCAGTTCACGAGGGCTCCTAGGGGCAGGATCAGGAAATACTGCAGTGAGGAAAAGGACTGAACAGCTTTGATCTGTCTTGGAATGCTAACAGTGCAATCCCAATTTCCCAGTGTTTGAGTATTGGCATCGCTAGATATGCACATGAAAAATACTGCATACTGACAACGGCCTACAAAATCCCATGGCCATCCGAATCCCAATGCCAAATCCCATTGACCTACAAATCACATGTCCATCCAAATCCCAATCCCAAATCCCATGTCCATCCAAATCCCAAATCCCATTGGTCTACAAATCCTATGCCCATCCAAATCCCGAACTCAAATCCCATTGGCCTACAACTCCTATGCCCATCCAAATCCCAATCTCGAATCCCATTGGCCTACAAATCCCATGCCCATCCAAATCCTAAATCCCATTGGCCTGCAAATCACATGTCCATCCAAATCCCAATCCCAAATCCCATTGGCCTACAAGTCCCATGCCCATCCAAATCCTGATGTCAATATGCAGCATTTCTCATGTACATATCTGGAGATGCCAATACTTAAACATTGTGAAATTGGGATTACATTTCTCTTATTTTGGCATTTGGCATTTGGCATtgacagagagatagaaaacGTACACTATAtaggaaaaaaagtattgggacactgctcattcatagtttgaTCCGCCATAGTCTGTAATACAGTGGTTTCCCAACAGAAGTCCAGTCTCACACTCCAGCTGTATTTTAGTTGGGACTGTTTGACATAAATACTAGTTGTGGTTTTATGGTTTTACTATTTAGTACAAGCGTGTGCAGTTTCGGGCGCAGCATTAGGGCTCCCATTTTTCTGGGGAAACGTTCGCGATGCTAACGGAACCTCCGGCGTGTGGCCCACGTTCCTGGTGAGACTTATTTTCCAGTTGCACACGACAACTATCTGGAGGAAGACGTGATGGAGAATGTGTTGATTATTGGTCTGTACGGAAGAAATTAGCTACGCTAAGCCTCTGTAATCAACGCATGAGCTCTCTAAGTCTGGTAATGGATATAAGACGTTAAGGACTAAACAGTATGCACTTAAAAGGCGTAGGAATTCAAGCGGGATCACAGTGAGTGTGCGAGGGCGTGTCTCAAACGGTTCCGTACTCCCTACGTAGTGCACACTTAAACTTACTCTTCGCTGAAATAGTCTACAGCCTCTCTGTAACGAGatattttattagtaaaatTCATATCCGAAGCTAAACACTTGTGTTAAAATGTAATACTAGCTTTCTGATGGTTATATTGATGCCTAAAATCGTtgtgcaacaccacagaaaTGGAGCTGGCTCGTATCCTTCGTGACCTCAATCTTGTTGAAGAGTCTGAGAAATGCAACGGAGCCTCTGCTTGCTCACTAATCAGGGTTTTGTCTCAAATCCATCACCGCTTTGTGGCCGAAGAGTCAGCAAAGCTAGGCCTCCTAAAGAGCACAGTGCAGCTTCTGAGGAGCGGGGAGGGGTGCTGGCTCTTCCCGGAGTGCAGCTCTGACCTCAGTGCTGCCTATGTGGAGCTGGTGGGCTGCTTTACTGGATATGCCGCTTTGCCGGTGTGTGACACTGACAGTGGGACTCTACCCTCCAGCAGCTACGAGCAGATCCCTCCCAAAGCTGAGGCCGTGGGTTCTGCTTTGCTGGCTCTCACCGTGCAGCTCGGAGAGGCTGTCAGGTCCAGCGATTCAACCATTTCAGGCACCGCCCGGTCCCTCATCCGCACTCTTGGGCCCACACTTTGTGTGTTCTCCATTACACACCTCCAAGACCAGGCCTGGACCAGCAAGGCGTCCAGAAAGTGTGCTCTGGAGCTGCTGAACTCAACTGTCAGAGCCACGAGCAGTGGGTCCCTACTGGAGCTGCTGTGTGGCAAGGTTGAAGGTGACAAAAGAGGGATGCTGGGCCCAATTCTGGACACACTGCAGCCAGAGTTGACAAAGTGAGTGTGCCCAGAAGAACACATCCActaaaagtattcagacaggCCTTATAATTGGTTCATTTGGGCATGCACAGTTGGCATAATCTCCGAAAAATGGGATGTGCTGACCCTGAGGTCACCAAGCATTGActagagcagtggttcccaaccctgtcCTACCATCAACGGCTCGCGAATTAGCTGATTCGTTGGAtcgtgtgttggaagcagggtgAACACTGAAAGGTGCAGGGCAGGGCGTTCTCCAGAATTTGTGTTGGGAACCAATGGGCTTCCTAGGAAGCCCACAGGCCTGTGGAGCAGCGGAGCAGCATCAGTACTACCTAATGTCCCTTTAACAtgatgtcatttgccttgtgcTGCTCACTGTAAGAGAAGTTAGCATTTCCTTTAAGTAGGATTACCTGGAAGGAGCAGTCAACGAGTTaatgcattgctgacacaataAACTGGACGCCTCACTCATCACAATACAGGGaaaacagtgtttttctgtgtttaggGAAAACTGGAAGCGCAACCAGGCTGTCAAGCATGTGTTCTCCTGGGTGCTGGTGCAGGTCGGACGCCCCTGGTTAGCTGACTACTTGGAGAAGgtcttccctccctctctgcttATATCTGACGATTACAGAACCGACAACAAAGTCCTGGGAGTGCACTGCCTTCACCACATTGTCCTTAATGTTGTAAGTAACGTCCGTTTTATGGAAACATCAAACTCCTTAAGTAGCAGGTCATGGAGATtcgctatatgttcaaatgtttgtggacaccccttctaataaatgcattcagctacttgtgctacagcttgtctagtccctgtggagaaggaCTGGCAATAGAATTTGGACTCTTTAGAGCAGGTGAGAGCTGGCATGAACCTACTAGTATTGGTACTATGCCGAAGGCTAAGCGTGAACTAGAGGGATAGAGCACCCCAGCTTTgagccactgctccacagaactgtgttctctgaaatgatggatggtgctccatccaatacttttgggatacgcTGGGGATGAATCTTGACCTGCCCAACACTCttgtcaatgaatgcaatcaaatcctcacagcaatgctcctccaaaatctagtgtctggacagtagagacagttactacaaccAAAGCAGAATTAACACTCTTAATTAACCcttaatttcaaaagaaacaatgaacaagcaagtgtcccaatacttttgtccatatattatcttcatttctctttctctccagccTGCTGCTGACCTTAGGCAGTTCAACAGAGCTCAGGTGCTCTACCACGCCCTCTTTAATCACCTGTACACATCTGAAGCCCCGCTTATACAGGTGCCAGTTAAAACCCACGGTATATAAAATGCATGTATTCTGGGAAATAGTTTAGCCTCAGATCCGTTACCTCGTAATAACGTTGCTGTTACGTCTTTTTGCTTGTCTTGTGGTGCAGGTGGTTCTGCCCTGTCTTGTAGATTTGCTGTCCGTGCTTGAGAAGCCCCATGTCCACACAGGATCTCCAAGAAAGCCCAACCACTTCGATGATGTTCTTCGCCTCATTTTAACACACATGGAAATGGAGCACAAGCTGGCGCTGCGCCGGATCTACGCCAGCAACCTCCTTCTGTTCATTGAAAAGTGAGGTCCACATCACCTGGGTGTGATTCTCGTTGTATTGAGGGTTTTTGTACCATTTGTAGTTATTGGAATTCTGCTTGTCTCAATCTTATAGGATGGGTATAGGAATCGCTCGGCATCTGAAGAGGCTGGAAAGGGTTGTTGTGGGATATCTGGAGGTGTGCGATGCTCCAGAAGAGAAGGCCAGACTGAGCATACTGGAAGTTCTGGAGAGGACGATACAGACTGCCTGGCCAAGGTTATTTGAACAAAAGCTCAAAGATGTTGAACACACTCAAAAAACACTTATTTCCTGGACGTTAATTGCTTTCTCTGTGTGGTTCGCTTTCTTCAGGATTGAGTGCAGGATGGGGGTGCTGGCTAAGAGTTTGCTGAGATTCCTTGTTGACATTTCATCAGAATCATTGTCTCCTGAGCTGAGGGAGGAGCTCATGACCAGAGCCTCACGCTGCCTTCTGCTGCTGGACCACTGCTCACAGGGGAAACTGCTGGTGTGTATTACATTGCATGTTACAACATTTTTACAAAGAAGCCTTGCATGTCATCAACCTGGTAGAGACTATTATCTAGGACTCCACCCAGACATTATATAgcattctactgtaaaacagcagcttcaggatcatgctgacgctccactgactgtaagagggagaatggtgtctccatcattcccactccgggccggaacgctgctgctactgcactatggagctctggTGGTGGAGTTGGACAAcgagacctctctccagaactgtcaGTGTAATGCTGTGCAACCTgggtcatattagtgtaaaatcctgcagcattactctaccgcctcagcccacatgcttctggatctctcagcttagGGAATTAATTATTTAACCTTCCGATTTTAGTTTGTTGATTTTTGCTACGCATGTCCTAAATCCAATTCCCTGACTAATTACAGTTATAAATGAGGTTCAATTCACATTCAATTGCATCAGCTGCACCTTTTCCCATTCGTTTTGATGTCAACAAACGACTGAACATGGCGGTTTTCTCTCCCTCgttcgtcttacaggttttgcTGAAGGAGGTGGACAGTAGCTGTGTTTCTGACAGTGTTCTGGAGTGCATACGGAGCCTCACGACAGCGCAGGGGGTGTGAGCTGAGTGCTGGCGTACCAGGACGGCACAGCCAGCGGTCCTCAGTGAGCTTCTGTCAGGCTAGACCTCTTTGTTTTCAAATTCTGTGCTACAGATCCACATCCTCTGTGCCTTGGACTTTCACTGTGCTGAGCCTGGTGCTCTGGAGTATCAGTTAGAATAGCTTAAACTAAATCAGATGgtcttttatgtaaaaaaaaatatgactggtaataaatattaaagaatattttATATGAACTTTGATTTCTGATTCTGACTAATTTGATTAGACTAACATTATTCTACCAGGGCTACATTCTCACAGCAGGTAATGTTGGCTCAACTGTCATCTTTTTATGCAATTTAGGTACACATCCAGGTATCCTTATCCCATCCAGGCTTATtgctgtcctgcaccaaagtggtatAAAGAACTTACATCTGGGTGTCTGAATTGGAgagtcttcaaacgcagactcaagaccctcctcttccagagTACTTGGGCAGAATGTAGTGAATGAGTGTCAGTGGTCTCCACActgtagtatctaagcttagagggatcttctgGATCTCtgctgatacaaactagctgagggtattttctgagttaGCAGTGAAGCttttttgtaagtcgctctggagaagtcCGATTTGGTGGCACCTTACCTGCTGCGTAAACATAGCCTAAATGCCATTGCCAGGAAGTACTTTGAGGTTCTCCTCTGAGCTCAATTTTAgaattattttataaattttGATTAAAAACCTGATTTGTTGTAGATTGAATTCATTTATTGTTGAACAAGTATTACAACAACCATTTTTAATCAGCTTTGACCGAAACATAAGCAGACGTGACTAGACACATACAGAGAAAGCTGTCAATTCCGAGGCAACCGCAAGAATCCCAGAGTAGGGATCTTCTGAATAGCAGGTTGTGCGTGTGG
It includes:
- the LOC140557014 gene encoding chromaffin granule amine transporter, whose translation is MAVMNPMEWIRQSRGSPRLVLVVVCVALLLDNMLLTVVVPIVPTFLYTMEHQSSVQSSTSSLSPPSTGQPTFSSILSLYDNTTHTLTVTPSNLSGPSTPPLPETGPKSNASDCKDDKEFLEEENVRVGLLFASKALVQLLVNPFVGPLTNRIGYHIPMFAGFVIMFISTIMFAFSGTYALLFFARSLQGIGSSFSSVAGLGMLASVYTNDDERGIAMGIALGGLAMGVLIGAPFGSVMYEFVGKSAPFLILAFLALFDGALQLCILQPSKISPGSVEGTPLLTLLKDPYILISAGSLCFANMGVAILEPTLPIWMMQTMCSQKWQLGVAFLPASVSYLIGTNLFGLLANKMGRWLCSMIGMVIVGISLICVPMAKNIYGLIGPNGGLGFAIGMVDSSMMAIMGYLVDIRHASVYGSVYAIADVALCMGFAIGPSTGGAIVRAIGFPYLMVMIGIVNILYAPLCFFLKNPAVREEKMAIINQECPMHVKSYNTQRQCREFPLSDDSEEDMEE
- the tti2 gene encoding TELO2-interacting protein 2; protein product: MELARILRDLNLVEESEKCNGASACSLIRVLSQIHHRFVAEESAKLGLLKSTVQLLRSGEGCWLFPECSSDLSAAYVELVGCFTGYAALPVCDTDSGTLPSSSYEQIPPKAEAVGSALLALTVQLGEAVRSSDSTISGTARSLIRTLGPTLCVFSITHLQDQAWTSKASRKCALELLNSTVRATSSGSLLELLCGKVEGDKRGMLGPILDTLQPELTKENWKRNQAVKHVFSWVLVQVGRPWLADYLEKVFPPSLLISDDYRTDNKVLGVHCLHHIVLNVPAADLRQFNRAQVLYHALFNHLYTSEAPLIQVVLPCLVDLLSVLEKPHVHTGSPRKPNHFDDVLRLILTHMEMEHKLALRRIYASNLLLFIEKMGIGIARHLKRLERVVVGYLEVCDAPEEKARLSILEVLERTIQTAWPRIECRMGVLAKSLLRFLVDISSESLSPELREELMTRASRCLLLLDHCSQGKLLVLLKEVDSSCVSDSVLECIRSLTTAQGV